A genomic region of Gossypium hirsutum isolate 1008001.06 chromosome D01, Gossypium_hirsutum_v2.1, whole genome shotgun sequence contains the following coding sequences:
- the LOC107921184 gene encoding translocon-associated protein subunit alpha isoform X2, which yields MGSPLNIIAIQASVHLPFDHRMLVQNLTAQTFNKASVSPSVQATFPYMFAVSRYLQPGTFDLVGTIVYEIDQKPYQNTFYNGTVEVVEAGGFLSVESVFLVTLGIALLVLLALWLHGQFQLTTKGLLLNESIDGYLVEKSTPTMYTWSKIYFVLA from the exons AT GGGGTCACCTTTAAATATCATTGCAATCCAAGCAAGTGTTCATCTCCCTTTTGATCATCGAATGCTTGTACAAAATCTTACAGCGCAG ACCTTCAACAAAGCATCTGTGTCCCCTTCAGTGCAAGCTACTTTCCCTTACATGTTTGCTGTTAGCAGGTACTTACAG CCTGGAACTTTTGATCTTGTGGGTACGATTGTCTATGAAATTGACCAGAAACCATACCAAAATACATTCTACAATGGTACCGTTGAAGTTGTTGAGGCTGGTGGTTTCCTAAGTGTTGAGTCTGTTTTTCTTGTTACCCTTGGGATTGCACTTCTTGTTCTCCTCGCCTTATGGCTTCATGGTCAATTTCAGCTTACTACAAAG GGCCTTTTGCTGAATGAAAGTATTGATGGATATCTTGTAGAAAAGAGCACACCCACCATGTATACATGGAGTAAAATCTACTTTGTCCTAGCATGA
- the LOC107921184 gene encoding translocon-associated protein subunit alpha isoform X1 yields the protein MGSPLNIIAIQASVHLPFDHRMLVQNLTAQTFNKASVSPSVQATFPYMFAVSRYLQPGTFDLVGTIVYEIDQKPYQNTFYNGTVEVVEAGGFLSVESVFLVTLGIALLVLLALWLHGQFQLTTKKTKKAPKVEVGIGTTDASLDEWLQGTAYTQSASKSKKKK from the exons AT GGGGTCACCTTTAAATATCATTGCAATCCAAGCAAGTGTTCATCTCCCTTTTGATCATCGAATGCTTGTACAAAATCTTACAGCGCAG ACCTTCAACAAAGCATCTGTGTCCCCTTCAGTGCAAGCTACTTTCCCTTACATGTTTGCTGTTAGCAGGTACTTACAG CCTGGAACTTTTGATCTTGTGGGTACGATTGTCTATGAAATTGACCAGAAACCATACCAAAATACATTCTACAATGGTACCGTTGAAGTTGTTGAGGCTGGTGGTTTCCTAAGTGTTGAGTCTGTTTTTCTTGTTACCCTTGGGATTGCACTTCTTGTTCTCCTCGCCTTATGGCTTCATGGTCAATTTCAGCTTACTACAAAG AAAACTAAGAAGGCTCCAAAGGTGGAAGTCGGAATTGGGACTACTGATGCCTCATTGGATGAATGGCTTCAG GGAACTGCTTACACTCAGTCAGCTtccaaatcaaagaaaaagaagtag
- the LOC107922117 gene encoding proline-rich protein 4 isoform X3, translated as MQILPFRGGALVCFIASLLFVASFCNADAKTVEVVGAGECADCAENNLEISQAFSGLRVSIDCKPENGKNFKTRGSGELDKQGNFKVFVPEDLVENGELKEECYAQLHSVSAAPCPAHDGLESAKLVLKSRSDGKHGFGLKGKLRFSPLTCASAFFWPHFKFPPLPKWNHPPLPKFPLPPFKGFHHHYPIIPPIYKKPLPPPSPVYKPPPVPVNPPVPIYKPPPVPVYKPPPVPVKPLPPPVPIYKPPPVEKPHPPPVPVYKPPPVPVYKKPCPPPVPVYKSPPVPVYKKPHPPPVPVYKKPHPPPVPVYKKPCPPPVPVYKSPPVPEPHPPPVPVHKPPPVPVYKKRVPPPVPIYKPPPVPVYNKPLPPPVPVYTKPLPPPVPTYKPKPLPPIPYKPLPPLPKIPPFPKKPCPPLPKLPPLPKIPPKYFHHHPPLPKLPPLPKIPPKYFHHHPKFGKWPSLPPFAPHHP; from the exons ATGCAGATCCTCCCGTTTCGAGGAGGCGCACTTGTGTGCTTCATTGCTTCCTTGTTATTTGTTGCCAGTTTTTGCAATGCCGATGCTAAAACAGTCGAGGTTGTCGGGGCTGGTGAGTGTGCAGATTGTGCAGAGAATAACTTGGAGATTAGCCAGGCTTTTTCAG GGCTACGAGTAAGCATAGACTGCAAGCCCGAAAATGGGAAGAACTTTAAAACACGAGGATCAGGGGAGCTTGATAAACAAGGCAATTTTAAAGTATTCGTTCCAGAGGATTTGGTTGAAAATGGGGAACTGAAGGAAGAATGCTATGCACAGCTTCACAGTGTATCGGCAGCACCTTGTCCCGCCCATGATGGCTTGGAGTCGGCCAAGTTAGTGTTGAAGTCCAGGAGTGATGGGAAACACGGGTTTGGGTTAAAAGGAAAGCTCAGATTCTCACCTCTAACCTGTGCTTCTGCCTTCTTTTGGCCTCACTTTAAGTTTCCTCCCTTGCCTAAGTGGAACCATCCCCCTTTGCCCAAGTTTCCACTTCCCCCATTCAAAGGCTTCCACCACCATTATCCAATAATCCCTCCCATCTACAAGAAACCTCTTCCGCCACCGTCCCCGGTGTACAAGCCCCCTCCAGTTCCCGTAAACCCACCTGTTCCAATCTATAAACCTCCACCAGTTCCAGTCTATAAACCTCCTCCAGTTCCAGTAAAACCACTTCCTCCACCTGTTCCAATCTACAAACCTCCACCAGTTGAAAAACCACATCCTCCACCTGTTCCAGTCTATAAACCTCCACCAGTTCCAGTATACAAGAAGCCATGTCCTCCACCAGTTCCAGTCTATAAATCTCCTCCGGTTCCAGTATACAAGAAACCGCATCCTCCTCCAGTTCCAGTCTATAAGAAACCACATCCACCTCCAGTTCCAGTATACAAGAAACCATGTCCTCCCCCAGTTCCAGTCTATAAATCTCCTCCAGTTCCGGAACCAC ATCCTCCGCCAGTTCCAGTCCATAAGCCTCCTCCAGTTCCGGTATACAAGAAAAGAGTCCCTCCTCCGGTTCCAATCTACAAGCCCCCTCCAGTTCCTGTATACAACAAACCACTACCTCCCCCGGTTCCAGTGTATACGAAGCCACTTCCACCACCTGTTCCAACCTACAAACCAAAACCCCTCCCTCCCATTCCTTACAAGCCACTCCCTCCACTTCCCAAGATCCCTCCATTCCCTAAGAAGCCATGCCCTCCCCTTCCTAAGCTACCTCCTCTTCCCAAGATTCCTCCCAAGTATTTCCACCACCACCCTCCCCTTCCTAAGCTACCTCCTCTCCCTAAGATTCCTCCCAAGTATTTCCACCACCATCCCAAGTTCGGAAAATGGCCTTCTTTGCCACCCTTTGCTCCCCATCATCCTTAA
- the LOC107922117 gene encoding proline-rich protein 4 isoform X2, with protein MQILPFRGGALVCFIASLLFVASFCNADAKTVEVVGAGECADCAENNLEISQAFSGLRVSIDCKPENGKNFKTRGSGELDKQGNFKVFVPEDLVENGELKEECYAQLHSVSAAPCPAHDGLESAKLVLKSRSDGKHGFGLKGKLRFSPLTCASAFFWPHFKFPPLPKWNHPPLPKFPLPPFKGFHHHYPIIPPIYKKPLPPPSPVYKPPPVPVNPPVPIYKPPPVPVYKPPPVPVKPLPPPVPIYKPPPVEKPHPPPVPVYKPPPVPVYKKPCPPPVPVYKSPPVPVYKKPHPPPVPVYKKPHPPPVPVYKKPCPPPVPVYKSPPVPEPHPPPVPVHKPPPVPVYKKRVPPPVPIYKPPPVPVYNKPLPPPVPVYTKPLPPPVPTYKPKPLPPIPYKPLPPLPKIPPFPKKPCPPLPKLPPLPKIPPKYFHHHPPLPKLPPLPKIPPKYFHHHPKFGKWPSLPPFAPHHP; from the exons ATGCAGATCCTCCCGTTTCGAGGAGGCGCACTTGTGTGCTTCATTGCTTCCTTGTTATTTGTTGCCAGTTTTTGCAATGCCGATGCTAAAACAGTCGAGGTTGTCGGGGCTGGTGAGTGTGCAGATTGTGCAGAGAATAACTTGGAGATTAGCCAGGCTTTTTCAG GGCTACGAGTAAGCATAGACTGCAAGCCCGAAAATGGGAAGAACTTTAAAACACGAGGATCAGGGGAGCTTGATAAACAAGGCAATTTTAAAGTATTCGTTCCAGAGGATTTGGTTGAAAATGGGGAACTGAAGGAAGAATGCTATGCACAGCTTCACAGTGTATCGGCAGCACCTTGTCCCGCCCATGATGGCTTGGAGTCGGCCAAGTTAGTGTTGAAGTCCAGGAGTGATGGGAAACACGGGTTTGGGTTAAAAGGAAAGCTCAGATTCTCACCTCTAACCTGTGCTTCTGCCTTCTTTTGGCCTCACTTTAAGTTTCCTCCCTTGCCTAAGTGGAACCATCCCCCTTTGCCCAAGTTTCCACTTCCCCCATTCAAAGGCTTCCACCACCATTATCCAATAATCCCTCCCATCTACAAGAAACCTCTTCCGCCACCGTCCCCGGTGTACAAGCCCCCTCCAGTTCCCGTAAACCCACCTGTTCCAATCTATAAACCTCCACCAGTTCCAGTCTATAAACCTCCTCCAGTTCCAGTAAAACCACTTCCTCCACCTGTTCCAATCTACAAACCTCCACCAGTTGAAAAACCACATCCTCCACCTGTTCCAGTCTATAAACCTCCACCAGTTCCAGTATACAAGAAGCCATGTCCTCCACCAGTTCCAGTCTATAAATCTCCTCCGGTTCCAGTATACAAGAAACCGCATCCTCCTCCAG TTCCAGTCTATAAGAAACCACATCCACCTCCAGTTCCAGTATACAAGAAACCATGTCCTCCCCCAGTTCCAGTCTATAAATCTCCTCCAGTTCCGGAACCACATCCTCCGCCAGTTCCAGTCCATAAGCCTCCTCCAGTTCCGGTATACAAGAAAAGAGTCCCTCCTCCGGTTCCAATCTACAAGCCCCCTCCAGTTCCTGTATACAACAAACCACTACCTCCCCCGGTTCCAGTGTATACGAAGCCACTTCCACCACCTGTTCCAACCTACAAACCAAAACCCCTCCCTCCCATTCCTTACAAGCCACTCCCTCCACTTCCCAAGATCCCTCCATTCCCTAAGAAGCCATGCCCTCCCCTTCCTAAGCTACCTCCTCTTCCCAAGATTCCTCCCAAGTATTTCCACCACCACCCTCCCCTTCCTAAGCTACCTCCTCTCCCTAAGATTCCTCCCAAGTATTTCCACCACCATCCCAAGTTCGGAAAATGGCCTTCTTTGCCACCCTTTGCTCCCCATCATCCTTAA
- the LOC107922117 gene encoding proline-rich protein 4 isoform X4, which produces MQILPFRGGALVCFIASLLFVASFCNADAKTVEVVGAGECADCAENNLEISQAFSGLRVSIDCKPENGKNFKTRGSGELDKQGNFKVFVPEDLVENGELKEECYAQLHSVSAAPCPAHDGLESAKLVLKSRSDGKHGFGLKGKLRFSPLTCASAFFWPHFKFPPLPKWNHPPLPKFPLPPFKGFHHHYPIIPPIYKKPLPPPSPVYKPPPVPVNPPVPIYKPPPVPVYKPPPVPVKPLPPPVPIYKPPPVEKPHPPPVPVYKPPPVPVYKKPCPPPVPVYKSPPVPVYKKPHPPPVPVYKKPHPPPVPVYKKPCPPPVPVYKSPPVPEPHPPPVPVHKPPPVPVYKKRVPPPVPIYKPPPVPVYNKPLPPPVPVYTKPLPPPVPTYKPKPLPPIPYKPLPPLPKIPPFPKKPCPPLPKLPPLPKIPPKYFHHHPPLPKLPPLPKIPPKYFHHHPKFGKWPSLPPFAPHHP; this is translated from the exons ATGCAGATCCTCCCGTTTCGAGGAGGCGCACTTGTGTGCTTCATTGCTTCCTTGTTATTTGTTGCCAGTTTTTGCAATGCCGATGCTAAAACAGTCGAGGTTGTCGGGGCTGGTGAGTGTGCAGATTGTGCAGAGAATAACTTGGAGATTAGCCAGGCTTTTTCAG GGCTACGAGTAAGCATAGACTGCAAGCCCGAAAATGGGAAGAACTTTAAAACACGAGGATCAGGGGAGCTTGATAAACAAGGCAATTTTAAAGTATTCGTTCCAGAGGATTTGGTTGAAAATGGGGAACTGAAGGAAGAATGCTATGCACAGCTTCACAGTGTATCGGCAGCACCTTGTCCCGCCCATGATGGCTTGGAGTCGGCCAAGTTAGTGTTGAAGTCCAGGAGTGATGGGAAACACGGGTTTGGGTTAAAAGGAAAGCTCAGATTCTCACCTCTAACCTGTGCTTCTGCCTTCTTTTGGCCTCACTTTAAGTTTCCTCCCTTGCCTAAGTGGAACCATCCCCCTTTGCCCAAGTTTCCACTTCCCCCATTCAAAGGCTTCCACCACCATTATCCAATAATCCCTCCCATCTACAAGAAACCTCTTCCGCCACCGTCCCCGGTGTACAAGCCCCCTCCAGTTCCCGTAAACCCACCTGTTCCAATCTATAAACCTCCACCAGTTCCAGTCTATAAACCTCCTCCAGTTCCAGTAAAACCACTTCCTCCACCTGTTCCAATCTACAAACCTCCACCAGTTGAAAAACCACATCCTCCACCTGTTCCAGTCTATAAACCTCCACCAGTTCCAGTATACAAGAAGCCATGTCCTCCACCAGTTCCAGTCTATAAATCTCCTCCGGTTCCAGTATACAAGAAACCGCATCCTCCTCCAGTTCCAGTCTATAAGAAACCACATCCACCTCCAGTTCCAGTATACAAGAAACCATGTCCTCCCCCAGTTCCAGTCTATAA ATCTCCTCCAGTTCCGGAACCACATCCTCCGCCAGTTCCAGTCCATAAGCCTCCTCCAGTTCCGGTATACAAGAAAAGAGTCCCTCCTCCGGTTCCAATCTACAAGCCCCCTCCAGTTCCTGTATACAACAAACCACTACCTCCCCCGGTTCCAGTGTATACGAAGCCACTTCCACCACCTGTTCCAACCTACAAACCAAAACCCCTCCCTCCCATTCCTTACAAGCCACTCCCTCCACTTCCCAAGATCCCTCCATTCCCTAAGAAGCCATGCCCTCCCCTTCCTAAGCTACCTCCTCTTCCCAAGATTCCTCCCAAGTATTTCCACCACCACCCTCCCCTTCCTAAGCTACCTCCTCTCCCTAAGATTCCTCCCAAGTATTTCCACCACCATCCCAAGTTCGGAAAATGGCCTTCTTTGCCACCCTTTGCTCCCCATCATCCTTAA
- the LOC107922117 gene encoding extensin-1 isoform X1 yields MQILPFRGGALVCFIASLLFVASFCNADAKTVEVVGAGECADCAENNLEISQAFSGLRVSIDCKPENGKNFKTRGSGELDKQGNFKVFVPEDLVENGELKEECYAQLHSVSAAPCPAHDGLESAKLVLKSRSDGKHGFGLKGKLRFSPLTCASAFFWPHFKFPPLPKWNHPPLPKFPLPPFKGFHHHYPIIPPIYKKPLPPPSPVYKPPPVPVNPPVPIYKPPPVPVYKPPPVPVKPLPPPVPIYKPPPVEKPHPPPVPVYKPPPVPVYKKPCPPPVPVYKSPPVPVYKKPHPPPVPVYKKPHPPPVPVYKKPCPPPVPVYKSPPVPEPHPPPVPVYKKPHPPPVPVYKKPCPPPVPVYKSPPVPEPHPPPVPVHKPPPVPVYKKRVPPPVPIYKPPPVPVYNKPLPPPVPVYTKPLPPPVPTYKPKPLPPIPYKPLPPLPKIPPFPKKPCPPLPKLPPLPKIPPKYFHHHPPLPKLPPLPKIPPKYFHHHPKFGKWPSLPPFAPHHP; encoded by the exons ATGCAGATCCTCCCGTTTCGAGGAGGCGCACTTGTGTGCTTCATTGCTTCCTTGTTATTTGTTGCCAGTTTTTGCAATGCCGATGCTAAAACAGTCGAGGTTGTCGGGGCTGGTGAGTGTGCAGATTGTGCAGAGAATAACTTGGAGATTAGCCAGGCTTTTTCAG GGCTACGAGTAAGCATAGACTGCAAGCCCGAAAATGGGAAGAACTTTAAAACACGAGGATCAGGGGAGCTTGATAAACAAGGCAATTTTAAAGTATTCGTTCCAGAGGATTTGGTTGAAAATGGGGAACTGAAGGAAGAATGCTATGCACAGCTTCACAGTGTATCGGCAGCACCTTGTCCCGCCCATGATGGCTTGGAGTCGGCCAAGTTAGTGTTGAAGTCCAGGAGTGATGGGAAACACGGGTTTGGGTTAAAAGGAAAGCTCAGATTCTCACCTCTAACCTGTGCTTCTGCCTTCTTTTGGCCTCACTTTAAGTTTCCTCCCTTGCCTAAGTGGAACCATCCCCCTTTGCCCAAGTTTCCACTTCCCCCATTCAAAGGCTTCCACCACCATTATCCAATAATCCCTCCCATCTACAAGAAACCTCTTCCGCCACCGTCCCCGGTGTACAAGCCCCCTCCAGTTCCCGTAAACCCACCTGTTCCAATCTATAAACCTCCACCAGTTCCAGTCTATAAACCTCCTCCAGTTCCAGTAAAACCACTTCCTCCACCTGTTCCAATCTACAAACCTCCACCAGTTGAAAAACCACATCCTCCACCTGTTCCAGTCTATAAACCTCCACCAGTTCCAGTATACAAGAAGCCATGTCCTCCACCAGTTCCAGTCTATAAATCTCCTCCGGTTCCAGTATACAAGAAACCGCATCCTCCTCCAGTTCCAGTCTATAAGAAACCACATCCACCTCCAGTTCCAGTATACAAGAAACCATGTCCTCCCCCAGTTCCAGTCTATAAATCTCCTCCAGTTCCGGAACCACATCCTCCGCCAGTTCCAGTCTATAAGAAACCACATCCACCTCCAGTTCCAGTATACAAGAAACCATGTCCTCCCCCAGTTCCAGTCTATAAATCTCCTCCAGTTCCGGAACCACATCCTCCGCCAGTTCCAGTCCATAAGCCTCCTCCAGTTCCGGTATACAAGAAAAGAGTCCCTCCTCCGGTTCCAATCTACAAGCCCCCTCCAGTTCCTGTATACAACAAACCACTACCTCCCCCGGTTCCAGTGTATACGAAGCCACTTCCACCACCTGTTCCAACCTACAAACCAAAACCCCTCCCTCCCATTCCTTACAAGCCACTCCCTCCACTTCCCAAGATCCCTCCATTCCCTAAGAAGCCATGCCCTCCCCTTCCTAAGCTACCTCCTCTTCCCAAGATTCCTCCCAAGTATTTCCACCACCACCCTCCCCTTCCTAAGCTACCTCCTCTCCCTAAGATTCCTCCCAAGTATTTCCACCACCATCCCAAGTTCGGAAAATGGCCTTCTTTGCCACCCTTTGCTCCCCATCATCCTTAA
- the LOC107921184 gene encoding translocon-associated protein subunit alpha isoform X3 produces MLVQNLTAQTFNKASVSPSVQATFPYMFAVSRYLQPGTFDLVGTIVYEIDQKPYQNTFYNGTVEVVEAGGFLSVESVFLVTLGIALLVLLALWLHGQFQLTTKKTKKAPKVEVGIGTTDASLDEWLQGTAYTQSASKSKKKK; encoded by the exons ATGCTTGTACAAAATCTTACAGCGCAG ACCTTCAACAAAGCATCTGTGTCCCCTTCAGTGCAAGCTACTTTCCCTTACATGTTTGCTGTTAGCAGGTACTTACAG CCTGGAACTTTTGATCTTGTGGGTACGATTGTCTATGAAATTGACCAGAAACCATACCAAAATACATTCTACAATGGTACCGTTGAAGTTGTTGAGGCTGGTGGTTTCCTAAGTGTTGAGTCTGTTTTTCTTGTTACCCTTGGGATTGCACTTCTTGTTCTCCTCGCCTTATGGCTTCATGGTCAATTTCAGCTTACTACAAAG AAAACTAAGAAGGCTCCAAAGGTGGAAGTCGGAATTGGGACTACTGATGCCTCATTGGATGAATGGCTTCAG GGAACTGCTTACACTCAGTCAGCTtccaaatcaaagaaaaagaagtag